Proteins from a genomic interval of Rhizobium etli CFN 42:
- a CDS encoding invasion associated locus B family protein produces the protein MFVKSIVSALALTLGMAGVATAQQAAPTRIQQFQAWGAYSYKSGASTVCYVLSVPTAKQPASVDHGDNFFIVSQRPGQNISYEPQAMMGYTVKENSKINVVIDNKTFVMFTKDKAGWVENAAQEPALVAAMKTGHSMTVNAVSRKGTGTSYSYSLSGISAALKQIESCK, from the coding sequence CCGCCCTCGCACTCACCCTTGGTATGGCCGGAGTTGCGACAGCGCAGCAAGCCGCGCCGACCCGCATTCAGCAGTTTCAGGCATGGGGCGCCTATTCCTACAAGTCGGGCGCCAGCACCGTCTGCTACGTGCTGTCCGTGCCGACGGCAAAGCAGCCGGCAAGCGTTGACCACGGCGACAACTTCTTCATCGTCTCGCAGCGCCCTGGCCAGAACATTTCGTACGAACCGCAGGCGATGATGGGCTATACTGTGAAGGAAAATTCGAAGATCAATGTCGTCATCGACAACAAGACCTTCGTGATGTTCACCAAGGACAAGGCCGGCTGGGTCGAGAACGCGGCTCAGGAGCCGGCCCTCGTCGCGGCCATGAAGACCGGTCATTCGATGACGGTCAACGCGGTCTCGCGCAAGGGCACGGGCACGTCCTACAGCTATTCGCTTTCGGGCATCTCGGCGGCGCTGAAGCAGATCGAAAGCTGCAAGTAG